Within bacterium, the genomic segment GCTTGATTCCTGGCAGAGTCGTGACCGGTATCTCGAGCAGTCGTTGGCCTTCGAAATTCCACTCGTAGGCGCCACTGGGGCGTAGACCGTCGGACAGGCTGCCGAACAAGACTTCACGTTCGGCGCGTTCGGCCTCGCTCAGGTTTGCCTTGCGGAGATAGTAGGCGCGGGCGAGCGGTCCCAGATAGCTCGGCAACGTCGAGGCATCGTAACGGTAGCCTCGCTCGACCAGGACCTGGAGTATCGGAAGACTGAGGGCATAGCCGGGACCGCGAAATCCCCGCGGTCGCACGCCGGCCGCTGCTGCGATCGCCTCTTCGGTACGCTGGATCTCGACCTGGGCCTGCTTGGGCGTGTAGCGGCTCATCCAGGGCTCGTGTTCGAAGGAGTGGTTGCCCAGTTCGTGTCCCGCAAGGGCGATCGAAGCGATCTGTTCGCGACCTCCGGGGGATTCCGCATCGCGTCCGACCACGAATACGGTCATGCGCAGGCCGCGCTCGTCCGCGA encodes:
- a CDS encoding polysaccharide deacetylase family protein, with the translated sequence MKTHGDEGWQEYPSYLGVLVPRVLEFADERGLRMTVFVVGRDAESPGGREQIASIALAGHELGNHSFEHEPWMSRYTPKQAQVEIQRTEEAIAAAAGVRPRGFRGPGYALSLPILQVLVERGYRYDASTLPSYLGPLARAYYLRKANLSEAERAEREVLFGSLSDGLRPSGAYEWNFEGQRLLEIPVTTLPGIKLPFHLSYVLYLSTFSPALARSYFRNALRVCRWFGVEPSILLHPLDFLGADDVDALAFFPGMSLSGELKRRRVSDYLEDLARDFEVMPVIEHSEQLLKGSPLRARTPEFS